From Xylanibacter oryzae DSM 17970, a single genomic window includes:
- a CDS encoding RNA methyltransferase: MRKLRTIEMHRMSVEQFKESNKMPLIVVLDDIRSLYNVGSVFRSCDAFRVEAIYLCGITACPPNPEIHKTALGGEDSVEWKYFATAEEAVNALHKDDFTVYSIEQVEGSTKLQDFSPLQDKKYAIIFGNEVKGVHQEVVDMSDGCLEIPQFGTKHSLNVSVTAGIVVWDFASKMIL, from the coding sequence ATGAGAAAGCTGCGTACTATAGAAATGCACCGCATGTCGGTAGAGCAATTTAAGGAGTCGAACAAGATGCCGCTCATAGTTGTGCTCGATGATATACGCAGTTTGTATAACGTAGGCAGCGTCTTCCGTAGCTGTGATGCATTCCGTGTAGAAGCTATATATCTATGTGGCATAACAGCCTGTCCTCCTAACCCCGAAATACACAAGACAGCTTTAGGAGGAGAAGACAGTGTGGAATGGAAATACTTTGCTACCGCTGAAGAAGCCGTAAACGCTCTTCACAAAGACGACTTTACAGTATATTCGATAGAACAAGTAGAAGGCAGTACCAAGTTGCAGGATTTTTCGCCATTACAAGACAAAAAATACGCCATTATCTTCGGCAACGAAGTTAAAGGCGTACATCAGGAGGTTGTAGATATGAGCGATGGATGCTTGGAAATTCCGCAGTTCGGTACCAAGCATTCGCTCAATGTATCAGTTACTGCCGGAATCGTGGTTTGGGATTTCGCCAGCAAGATGATTCTTTGA
- a CDS encoding histidine-type phosphatase: MKRTIFSVLLLSLFITASAQEAKQQIIANHYLAGSTYYAYPGPQQKVLTPAPKGEHPFYISHYGRHGSRYLTSKEEYSEPLAVLREAEAKGKLTVKGQEVMRKLEKINAEAANRYGELTKLGAEQHKGIAKRMVQNFPEVFADSAVIEAKSTVVIRCILSMENELQQMLTMNPKLKITHDASAHDLYYMNLSDPNLNKLCKEKAVDSTYNAWKKENVNSYPLMTRLFNDTAYINKNVNMDKLNYQLFSIATILQNTELRNKISLYDIFTDSELYDDWRYENNWWYIHFGACPLTEAKMPYSQRYLLRNIIEEADSCIALPKPGATLRFGHDSMVMPLVCLMGINGYDQQIKDLNDVDLKGWRLYDVVPMASNLQFIFYRKNVKDKDVLVKVLLNEKEVKLPLKTDIAPYYHWKDVKDLYNAKLAAYKE; the protein is encoded by the coding sequence ATGAAGAGAACAATATTTTCAGTATTATTATTGAGCTTGTTTATTACAGCATCAGCTCAAGAGGCTAAACAACAAATTATAGCCAATCATTATTTGGCAGGCAGCACATATTATGCGTATCCTGGGCCACAACAAAAGGTATTGACACCTGCACCTAAGGGTGAACATCCTTTTTATATAAGTCATTATGGACGCCATGGTTCTCGCTATCTTACCAGTAAGGAAGAATATTCTGAACCACTTGCAGTGTTACGCGAAGCTGAGGCTAAGGGCAAACTTACAGTGAAGGGTCAAGAGGTAATGCGTAAACTTGAAAAGATAAATGCTGAGGCTGCTAACAGATATGGAGAGCTTACTAAATTGGGAGCTGAACAACATAAGGGAATAGCCAAAAGAATGGTACAAAATTTCCCTGAAGTTTTTGCCGATAGCGCTGTTATTGAAGCCAAAAGTACTGTAGTCATACGCTGTATTTTATCAATGGAGAACGAGTTACAGCAGATGCTGACAATGAACCCAAAGCTTAAGATCACACATGACGCAAGTGCACATGATTTGTATTATATGAACTTATCTGACCCTAATTTGAATAAGTTATGTAAGGAGAAGGCTGTAGACAGCACATACAATGCTTGGAAAAAAGAGAATGTAAATTCTTATCCTTTGATGACAAGACTGTTTAATGATACTGCCTATATAAATAAGAATGTAAATATGGATAAGTTGAATTATCAGCTTTTCTCAATAGCAACGATACTTCAAAATACAGAATTGCGCAACAAGATTTCGCTGTATGATATATTCACAGACAGTGAGCTGTATGACGATTGGCGTTATGAGAACAACTGGTGGTATATCCATTTTGGTGCATGTCCACTTACAGAGGCTAAAATGCCTTATTCACAACGCTATCTGTTGCGTAATATAATAGAAGAAGCTGACAGTTGTATAGCTTTACCAAAACCTGGTGCCACTCTCCGTTTTGGCCACGACTCAATGGTAATGCCGCTCGTTTGTCTAATGGGGATAAATGGTTATGACCAACAGATTAAGGATCTTAACGATGTGGACCTGAAAGGATGGAGACTATATGATGTTGTGCCTATGGCATCTAACTTACAGTTTATCTTCTATCGTAAGAATGTTAAGGATAAAGATGTTTTGGTAAAGGTCCTTCTAAATGAAAAAGAGGTGAAGCTGCCTTTAAAGACAGACATAGCACCTTATTATCATTGGAAAGATGTAAAAGACTTGTATAATGCTAAATTGGCAGCATACAAAGAATAG
- a CDS encoding peptidase U32 family protein, which produces MKEKISDFEIMAPVGSRESLTAAIQAGADSIYFGIEKLNMRAHSASTFTIEDLREIAVTCNQNGIKTYLTVNTIIYGEDITLMHEIVDAAKEAGISAVIASDVAVMSYCNKIGEEVHLSTQLNISNIESLKFYAQFADVVVLARELNMDQVAEIYRQVCEDNVCGPSGKQIRIEMFCHGALCMAISGKCYLSLNTMGRSANRGECMQLCRRSYTVTDTDTGNQLEIDNKYIMSPKDLKTVRFIDRMMKSGVRVFKIEGRARGPEYVHTVITCYKEAIKSVLEGTFTEEKKDEWDKRLSAVFNRGFWDGYYQGQTLGEWNKHYGSCATERKVYIGKGIKYFNKLGVAEFAIEAGDFSVGDKLLITGPTTGAMYLNAEEIRYDLKPVETAHKGQRISIPVQSKVRPSDKLYKLVKTEFNNDQES; this is translated from the coding sequence ATGAAAGAAAAGATATCCGATTTTGAAATAATGGCACCCGTTGGCTCACGTGAAAGTCTTACAGCAGCTATTCAGGCGGGAGCAGACTCTATATACTTCGGTATAGAGAAACTTAATATGCGTGCTCACTCAGCTTCTACTTTTACTATAGAGGATCTGCGTGAAATTGCGGTTACTTGTAATCAAAATGGCATCAAGACATACCTTACGGTCAACACCATAATCTATGGTGAAGATATAACATTGATGCACGAAATAGTTGATGCGGCAAAAGAAGCCGGAATATCAGCTGTCATAGCAAGCGATGTGGCAGTGATGAGCTACTGCAATAAAATAGGTGAAGAGGTTCACCTGTCTACCCAGCTCAATATCTCAAATATTGAATCACTTAAGTTTTATGCACAGTTTGCCGATGTAGTTGTATTGGCCCGCGAACTGAATATGGACCAGGTGGCTGAGATATACCGTCAGGTATGCGAAGATAACGTATGCGGACCTTCAGGCAAACAGATCAGAATAGAGATGTTCTGTCACGGAGCCCTTTGTATGGCCATTAGCGGCAAATGCTATCTTAGCCTTAATACGATGGGACGTAGCGCCAACCGTGGTGAGTGCATGCAACTTTGTCGCCGTTCATATACAGTAACAGACACAGATACCGGCAACCAACTTGAGATTGACAACAAGTACATCATGAGTCCGAAAGACCTTAAGACAGTACGCTTTATCGATCGTATGATGAAGAGTGGCGTAAGAGTCTTCAAGATAGAAGGCCGTGCCCGTGGTCCTGAGTATGTGCATACTGTCATAACATGCTACAAAGAAGCTATCAAGAGTGTGCTTGAAGGCACTTTCACCGAAGAGAAAAAAGACGAATGGGATAAACGTCTGTCAGCAGTGTTCAACCGTGGTTTCTGGGATGGATATTATCAAGGTCAGACATTAGGTGAATGGAACAAACACTATGGCAGTTGTGCTACAGAGAGAAAAGTATATATAGGCAAAGGCATTAAATACTTCAATAAACTCGGAGTGGCCGAATTCGCGATTGAAGCAGGCGACTTCAGTGTTGGCGACAAACTACTTATTACAGGTCCTACCACAGGTGCGATGTACCTTAACGCAGAAGAAATACGTTACGATCTTAAACCGGTAGAGACAGCACATAAAGGACAACGCATTTCAATACCGGTACAATCTAAAGTTCGTCCTAGCGACAAACTCTATAAACTGGTGAAAACAGAATTTAATAATGATCAGGAAAGTTGA
- a CDS encoding GNAT family N-acetyltransferase: MIRKVETQDVKAITDIYNQYIAETDITFETEQLDENTISKRINSISVICPYLVYLEDDRLLGYCYAHPWKERAAYSKSYETTIYISPESKGKGIGTKLMKRLLSDCRQHGIHALIACITAGNEASIRLHEKLGFCKVSHFRQVGMKFDKWLDVVDYELILE, encoded by the coding sequence ATGATCAGGAAAGTTGAAACACAAGATGTCAAGGCTATAACCGACATCTATAATCAATATATAGCCGAAACCGATATAACATTTGAGACAGAGCAGTTGGACGAAAATACTATATCTAAACGGATTAACTCCATTTCAGTAATTTGTCCATACCTTGTTTATCTCGAAGATGACCGGTTGCTTGGCTATTGCTATGCACATCCATGGAAAGAAAGAGCAGCCTATTCCAAATCTTACGAGACAACTATTTATATCTCTCCTGAAAGTAAAGGAAAAGGTATAGGTACTAAACTGATGAAGCGTCTCCTTTCAGACTGCCGCCAGCATGGCATCCACGCACTTATCGCTTGCATCACAGCCGGCAATGAAGCCAGCATCCGCTTACACGAGAAATTGGGTTTCTGTAAAGTGTCACATTTCAGACAGGTCGGCATGAAGTTTGACAAATGGCTGGATGTAGTAGATTACGAATTGATATTAGAATAA
- a CDS encoding SufE family protein: protein MTINEEQDEIIEEFSDFTEWMDKYQLLIDLGNEEKPLDPKYKTDSNLIDGCQSRVWLQADYVEGKIQFTAESDALIVKGIIALLIRVLSGHTPSEILTSDLYFIDKIGLKEHLSPTRSNGLLAMMKQMRMYALAFKTKEG, encoded by the coding sequence ATGACAATAAACGAGGAACAAGATGAAATCATCGAAGAGTTTTCTGATTTCACAGAATGGATGGACAAGTATCAACTACTTATAGATCTTGGAAACGAAGAGAAGCCACTTGATCCAAAATACAAAACAGATAGCAACCTTATAGATGGCTGTCAGAGTCGCGTATGGCTCCAAGCGGATTATGTAGAAGGCAAAATACAATTCACAGCCGAGAGCGATGCCTTGATAGTAAAAGGCATTATCGCATTACTGATAAGAGTACTAAGCGGTCATACACCTAGCGAAATATTAACTTCCGATCTATATTTCATAGACAAAATAGGTCTGAAAGAACACCTGTCGCCTACCCGCAGCAACGGTCTACTGGCTATGATGAAACAGATGCGTATGTATGCGTTAGCATTCAAGACCAAAGAAGGATGA